The proteins below are encoded in one region of Pelagibacterium flavum:
- a CDS encoding fluoride efflux transporter FluC — translation MSEKRLIVAIACGGAVGSMARYGLSLLSLSAVPGWFFAGTLAANIAGSALIGLIAAWSVRRMPSPILNGFLVTGFCGGFTTFSAFSLEALLLVMSGAWAVALGYVVASILSWMAAVWLGWSAGMALFGAKGSVAHTKS, via the coding sequence ATGAGCGAAAAGCGGCTGATTGTTGCCATCGCTTGCGGCGGGGCGGTGGGCAGCATGGCCCGTTACGGGCTGTCGCTGCTATCATTGTCGGCTGTCCCCGGCTGGTTTTTTGCCGGTACGCTGGCCGCCAATATCGCAGGGTCGGCCTTGATCGGGCTGATTGCAGCCTGGTCGGTGCGGCGCATGCCCTCTCCCATTCTCAACGGGTTTCTGGTTACCGGGTTCTGCGGCGGGTTCACGACGTTTTCGGCATTTTCGCTGGAGGCTTTGCTTCTGGTCATGTCTGGGGCATGGGCCGTGGCGCTGGGATATGTCGTAGCTTCGATCTTGAGCTGGATGGCCGCCGTGTGGCTGGGTTGGAGCGCGGGCATGGCGCTGTTTGGGGCAAAAGGGAGTGTGGCCCACACCAAATCTTAA
- a CDS encoding fluoride efflux transporter FluC, producing MNTSLFALFFVGLGGGVGAVIRHIVSTFVARKLGHGTFGILAVNVTGCLLIGLVAGFFMEPGVTGSPTEPMWLLLVVGLCGGYTTVSSFSLQTLTLLREGHGGPALLNIGASLALCFSAAVIGFSLIYSVGAMP from the coding sequence ATGAACACGTCCCTGTTTGCTCTTTTTTTCGTTGGCCTTGGCGGCGGTGTTGGAGCGGTTATTCGACATATTGTTTCGACGTTTGTCGCGCGAAAACTGGGTCACGGAACATTTGGCATCCTTGCCGTCAACGTGACCGGCTGCCTGCTCATTGGACTTGTCGCCGGGTTCTTTATGGAGCCGGGCGTGACCGGGTCGCCAACAGAGCCAATGTGGCTGCTGCTGGTTGTCGGGCTGTGCGGTGGTTACACGACGGTTTCGAGCTTTTCGCTCCAGACGCTGACATTGCTGCGTGAAGGGCATGGCGGCCCGGCACTTCTCAATATCGGCGCTTCGCTTGCCTTGTGTTTTTCGGCCGCTGTCATTGGATTTTCCCTGATCTATTCGGTGGGGGCCATGCCATGA
- a CDS encoding ABC transporter ATP-binding protein — MLRRFFSYYAPYKGLFFLDFGCAVIVGLLELSFPVVVQLYVDQLLPSQNWFWILAAAAGLLFVYILNAGLLSVVNYWGHALGIGIETDMRRQAFDHLHKLSFRYFDNKKTGHLITHVTKDLEEVGEIAHHGPEDVFIAVMTFIGAFIIMALMNLKLAALTLFIVPVAAFLIFKYGSAMTMTWKSLYGRVGDFNQRIEESIGGVRAVRAFANERHERKLFEGDNQSYRTTKLKAYKIMTASISMSYMAKSLVQLMVMLAGTALVMYGEMTYGQFVGFLLLITVLFRPIDKIISVIESYPKGIAGFKRFADLMDTEPDIVDSPSARKVSDLRGDIVFDKVNFAYSDDRPILRDITLSVKAGETIALVGPSGAGKTTICSLLPRFYEIDSGAITIDGIDIRDMTQDSLRSQIGIVQQDVFMFGTSIRDNIAYGRLGATDEEIMDAARSAQFDSVIAQLPEGLDTMIGERGVKLSGGQKQRLAIARIFLKNPPILILDEATSALDTETEMQIQRALSALSEGRTTLVIAHRLATIRNADRIAVVADGRIVEEGAHDVLVAKAGAYARLHNAQFGAWAAE; from the coding sequence ATGTTGCGCCGATTTTTCTCCTATTACGCGCCCTATAAGGGCCTGTTTTTCCTCGATTTCGGCTGCGCGGTCATCGTTGGCCTGCTCGAGCTGAGCTTCCCCGTCGTCGTCCAGCTTTATGTCGATCAATTGCTGCCCAGCCAGAACTGGTTCTGGATTCTCGCCGCCGCAGCGGGTCTTTTGTTCGTTTACATCCTCAATGCGGGTCTGCTCTCGGTCGTCAACTATTGGGGTCACGCCCTGGGCATCGGCATCGAGACCGACATGCGCCGCCAGGCCTTCGATCATCTGCACAAGCTCTCGTTCCGCTATTTCGACAACAAGAAAACCGGACACCTGATCACCCACGTCACCAAGGACCTCGAAGAGGTCGGCGAGATCGCCCATCACGGGCCCGAGGACGTGTTCATCGCGGTGATGACCTTCATCGGCGCCTTCATCATCATGGCGCTGATGAACCTCAAGCTCGCCGCGCTCACCCTGTTCATCGTCCCGGTTGCCGCCTTCCTGATCTTCAAATACGGAAGCGCCATGACCATGACCTGGAAGAGCCTTTATGGCCGGGTCGGCGATTTCAACCAGCGCATCGAGGAATCCATCGGCGGCGTCCGCGCCGTGCGCGCCTTTGCCAACGAGCGTCACGAACGCAAGCTGTTCGAGGGCGACAATCAGAGCTACCGCACCACCAAGCTCAAGGCCTACAAGATCATGACGGCGTCGATCTCGATGTCCTATATGGCCAAGAGTCTCGTGCAGTTGATGGTCATGCTCGCGGGCACCGCGCTCGTAATGTATGGCGAAATGACCTATGGCCAGTTCGTCGGCTTTCTGCTGCTCATCACCGTTCTGTTTCGTCCCATCGACAAGATCATCTCGGTCATCGAAAGCTATCCAAAGGGCATCGCGGGCTTCAAACGCTTCGCCGATCTGATGGACACCGAACCCGACATCGTCGATAGCCCCAGCGCAAGGAAAGTCTCCGATCTCAGGGGCGACATCGTCTTCGACAAGGTCAATTTCGCCTATTCGGACGATCGCCCGATCCTGCGCGACATCACCTTGAGCGTCAAAGCGGGCGAGACCATCGCTCTTGTCGGCCCATCCGGCGCCGGCAAGACAACCATCTGCTCGCTGCTGCCGCGCTTCTACGAAATCGATTCCGGCGCTATCACCATCGATGGCATCGACATCCGCGACATGACCCAGGATTCCCTGCGCAGCCAGATCGGCATCGTCCAGCAGGACGTCTTCATGTTCGGCACCTCGATCCGCGACAACATTGCCTATGGCCGTCTGGGCGCCACCGACGAAGAAATCATGGACGCCGCACGCAGCGCCCAGTTCGACAGCGTCATCGCCCAATTGCCTGAGGGGCTCGACACCATGATCGGCGAGCGCGGCGTCAAACTCTCGGGCGGCCAGAAGCAGCGTCTGGCCATTGCGCGGATATTCCTGAAAAACCCGCCGATCCTCATTCTCGACGAGGCGACCTCGGCCCTCGATACCGAAACCGAAATGCAGATACAGCGCGCTCTGTCAGCGCTTTCGGAAGGCCGCACCACGCTGGTCATCGCCCACCGCCTGGCCACCATCCGCAACGCGGACCGCATCGCCGTCGTCGCCGACGGCCGCATTGTGGAAGAGGGTGCTCATGATGTTCTGGTCGCAAAGGCGGGCGCCTATGCCCGCCTGCACAACGCTCAGTTTGGTGCCTGGGCGGCTGAATAG
- a CDS encoding GtrA family protein: MSPQAFLKLPQIVRFLLLGGLAAAINWLVRFPLSLVLPFPAAVFVAYLIGMSAGFTLYRAYVFPNSRQPVPLQVTLFLIVNALGAVVVMAVSLALLHHLLPAIGWSVLPEAVAHGTAIGVGAVANFFGHKYLSFRVTPDHAENLT; this comes from the coding sequence ATGAGCCCACAAGCCTTCCTTAAACTGCCCCAGATCGTGCGCTTCCTTTTGCTCGGCGGTCTGGCGGCGGCGATCAACTGGCTGGTGCGGTTTCCCCTCTCGCTTGTTCTGCCGTTCCCCGCCGCCGTGTTCGTGGCCTATCTCATCGGCATGAGCGCCGGGTTCACGCTTTACCGCGCTTATGTGTTTCCCAATTCCCGCCAGCCCGTGCCATTGCAGGTCACATTGTTTCTCATCGTCAACGCGCTCGGAGCAGTGGTCGTCATGGCGGTTTCTCTGGCCTTGCTCCACCATCTTCTGCCTGCCATCGGCTGGAGCGTGTTGCCCGAGGCCGTGGCGCACGGCACGGCCATTGGCGTGGGGGCTGTTGCAAATTTCTTCGGCCATAAATATCTCAGCTTTCGGGTCACGCCGGATCACGCCGAAAACTTGACTTGA
- a CDS encoding glycosyltransferase family 39 protein, translated as MLSRINAMGVLFAVAALMALALAGGLALYAIVEDPGSNSYALLAEAFLNGRLDTTTCFDGDCARFEDKIFVMFPPVPAIIALPFVALFGVNFSGFVFLSAIAFALSVWLWWQIFEGLKVDRDVAIWLLLGLAFATPLYFVTIRGDGIWFFAQAIGFAFTSLAIHQMVRGGSLILAGACIGAAFLCRQMAVFYLPFLFALSLDRFEPLISFSRGHIVRVLKLGLPAGVAVLIYLAYNYLRFGDPMQTGYPYMIGADIAEGGSMINYRLAEHGLWSSAYVLFNTLYLFVQGFHMDFGGNAMVEPIGLDPSGTALLAASPFVLFAFFAPMRRPVLIGIATILVIAVPILFYHSNGYSQYNVQRYALDWLPIVFYMLALAVSDRDMRGLALLVTFGIGLNLITMAFLALGLTA; from the coding sequence ATGCTCAGCCGCATAAACGCCATGGGCGTTCTGTTTGCCGTTGCCGCGCTGATGGCGCTGGCGCTGGCGGGGGGACTGGCGCTTTACGCCATTGTCGAGGATCCCGGCTCAAACAGCTATGCGCTGCTGGCCGAAGCGTTTCTGAACGGACGGCTGGACACAACGACCTGTTTCGACGGCGATTGCGCGCGGTTCGAGGACAAGATCTTCGTGATGTTTCCGCCCGTCCCGGCGATCATTGCCCTGCCCTTCGTGGCGCTGTTCGGGGTCAATTTTTCCGGCTTCGTGTTCCTCTCGGCCATCGCCTTTGCGCTATCGGTATGGCTGTGGTGGCAGATCTTCGAGGGGCTGAAGGTGGATCGCGACGTGGCGATCTGGCTGCTGCTGGGGCTGGCCTTTGCCACCCCGCTCTATTTTGTGACCATTCGCGGCGACGGCATCTGGTTTTTTGCCCAGGCGATCGGGTTCGCCTTCACCTCGCTGGCCATCCACCAGATGGTGCGTGGCGGGAGCTTGATCCTGGCCGGGGCGTGCATCGGGGCGGCGTTTTTGTGCCGGCAGATGGCGGTGTTCTACCTGCCGTTCCTGTTTGCCCTGTCGCTGGACCGGTTCGAGCCGCTGATCAGCTTTTCGCGCGGCCATATCGTGCGGGTGCTCAAGCTGGGCCTTCCGGCAGGCGTCGCGGTTCTGATCTATCTTGCTTACAATTACCTGCGGTTCGGCGATCCGATGCAGACCGGATACCCTTACATGATTGGCGCCGATATTGCCGAAGGCGGGTCGATGATCAACTACCGGCTGGCCGAGCATGGGCTGTGGTCTTCGGCCTATGTGCTGTTCAACACGCTCTATCTGTTCGTGCAGGGCTTCCACATGGATTTCGGCGGCAATGCGATGGTCGAACCCATCGGGCTAGACCCTTCGGGCACTGCATTGCTGGCCGCCAGCCCGTTCGTGCTGTTTGCGTTTTTCGCCCCGATGCGCCGGCCGGTGCTGATCGGGATCGCGACGATCCTCGTCATTGCGGTGCCCATCCTGTTCTATCACTCGAACGGGTACTCCCAGTACAACGTGCAACGCTACGCGCTCGACTGGCTGCCCATCGTTTTTTACATGCTGGCGCTTGCCGTCAGTGATCGCGACATGCGCGGGCTGGCGCTGCTTGTGACCTTCGGGATCGGGCTCAACCTCATCACCATGGCGTTTCTGGCGTTGGGGCTGACGGCCTAG